The following are from one region of the Bactrocera oleae isolate idBacOlea1 chromosome 6, idBacOlea1, whole genome shotgun sequence genome:
- the LOC106616986 gene encoding leucine-rich repeat-containing protein 15 translates to MPRLINNIQLILILQVVLNGIAATEDITLKCDEFERMYDMSTSEAYCTVSGFVVSHSQIVKIQKYPKANNTKFMKFYDSRLLYIPFKLFDVFAYLKTLDVSFTEILDVPRNTFGAASNLSILNMSNNNITQITTSVFMGASNLMRLDLSHNRIELLNENAFKGLGSLDKLQLSYNSIRKLPKDLLLENQYLSTIAINNNRLEYIEPEVFNRLRRIVDVNLSYNNIYRLHPDSFQSAYGLENLLLTANNLTEFEMGNKSILTQLQVDYNNLTRIYVNGTKHVRADHNRITDVQMINTLFLETLILGSNNLSDIKNITNITGLLQLDLANNPIGPVNITTFDRLKRLRVLSLRAIGLRQLTFGMLSKQVNLETLDLSYNNLTEVNLDIFVPYLSNLRYLYIDGNNLTEVHGKGGFSYVFPNLSKLGISRNQFNCTYLHTLLVPPQLSTSVMLHIEPEENAAERSHIRDVSCVSSSKGVDKAALQEVEHELNDMNTLQKVLQQSMNTLRLHEKRLELYLLLMKIALLAMIVLLVGVVVVYAWKIKRRDYFSRRGASIVFHSSATVNSNIEHCAE, encoded by the coding sequence ATGCCGCGACTTATAAATAACATTCAACTAATTTTAATCCTGCAAGTAGTGCTAAACGGTATTGCCGCCACCGAGGATATCACATTGAAATGCGATGAATTCGAGCGCATGTACGATATGTCCACAAGTGAAGCTTATTGCACGGTCTCCGGCTTCGTCGTGTCACACAGTCAAATCGTTAAGATACAAAAATATCCCAAAGCGAATAATacgaaatttatgaaattctaCGACTCCCGTCTATTGTACATACCCTTCAAACTGTTCGATGTCTTTGCCTATCTGAAGACGCTTGACGTGTCTTTTACGGAGATTTTGGATGTGCCACGCAACACTTTCGGCGCAGCGAGTAATTTGAGCATACTCAAcatgagcaacaacaacataacacaaataacaacatCCGTTTTTATGGGCGCTAGCAATTTGATGCGGCTCGATCTGAGTCACAATCGTATTGAGTTGCTGAATGAGAACGCCTTTAAAGGCTTAGGTAGCTTGGATAAGTTGCAACTTTCATATAACTCCATACGCAAGTTGCCGAAAGATCTGCTGTTGGAGAATCAGTATTTGTCGACAATAGCGATTAACAACAATCGCTTGGAGTACATTGAACCCGAAGTATTCAATCGTTTGCGACGCATTGTTGACGTCAATTTGTCCTACAACAATATCTATCGCTTACATCCGGATAGCTTTCAGTCGGCATATGGTTTGGAGAATCTGTTGCTGACTGCCAATAATTTGACGGAATTTGAGATGGGTAATAAGAGCATACTAACACAGCTACAGGtggattataataatttaacgcGTATTTACGTTAACGGTACAAAGCATGTGCGTGCCGATCACAATCGCATCACCGATGTGCAAATGATCAACACACTCTTCTTGGAAACATTAATACTCGGTTCGAATAACCTGAGcgatattaaaaatatcacGAATATCACCGGTCTGCTGCAGCTGGACTTGGCCAACAACCCCATTGGACCGGTCAACATTACAACGTTCGATCGCTTGAAGCGGTTGCGTGTGCTTTCATTGCGTGCGATCGGATTGCGCCAGCTCACGTTTGGCATGCTCTCCAAGCAGGTGAATTTAGAGACACTCGACTTGTCTTATAATAATCTAACCGAAGTCAACTTGGATATTTTTGTGCCTTATCTATCCAACCTGCGTTATCTTTATATCGATGGAAATAATTTGACCGAAGTACATGGTAAAGGGGGCTTCTCGTATGTCTTTCCAAATCTCTCCAAACTTGGCATATCGCGCAACCAGTTTAACTGTACCTATTTGCATACACTACTGGTGCCTCCGCAACTCTCCACTTCGGTGATGCTGCACATTGAGCCGGAGGAAAATGCGGCCGAACGCTCACATATACGCGATGTGTCTTGCGTCAGCAGTTCTAAAGGGGTGGATAAAGCCGCGCTACAAGAGGTGGAGCATGAACTGAACGATATGAACACGTTACAAAAAGTGCTTCAACAATCGATGAATACATTGCGTCTGCACGAGAAACGCCTAGAGTTGTATTTGCTGCTGATGAAGATCGCTTTGCTGGCGATGATCGTGCTTTTGGTCGGCGTTGTAGTGGTTTACGCGTGGAAAATCAAAAGACGGGACTATTTCTCAAGACGGGGAGCGAGTATTGTTTTCCATTCCAGTGCAACGGTCAATTCAAATATAGAGCATTGTGCCGAATGA
- the LOC106616965 gene encoding uncharacterized protein: protein MLKVLVFACLLGTVAWATEIYYAPAASSAASYYAPLPIAVPAARTAAIVPLAYSRIQAAVPVPTVETYNSVHTPDSFQQQYRSDYKPVTYEFIH, encoded by the exons ATGCTGAAAGTG CTTGTCTTCGCCTGTCTGTTGGGAACTGTAGCATGGGCTACGGAGATATATTACGCGCCCGCCGCCAGCTCTGCGGCATCTTATTATGCACCACTGCCGATCGCAGTGCCGGCAGCACGCACCGCTGCAATTGTGCCATTGGCTTATTCACGCATTCAAGCAGCTGTGCCGGTGCCGACTGTGGAGACTTACAATAGCGTTCACACACCTGACTCGTTTCAGCAACAATATCGTTCGGACTACAAACCAGTCACTTATGAGTTTATACATTGA
- the LOC138857900 gene encoding uncharacterized protein — protein MSCAVLIITSFHIIIADSRPFVCLPPIFLDTPSQIPLIPWTENSVGFSSGRQISSLGGDYENVTAVLEQISANWSADDSVIILLTATDVDSKYLPVNIFDELNQHIKYYYVLLQRKGYSLYKVIKKALLPTNPMQTGYHIILKPVGNFSVNFGFTFNFGTSGNLNFS, from the exons ATGTCTT GTGCAGTGCTGATCATAACATCATTTCATATTATTATAGCTGACAGTCGGCCATTCGTTTGTCTACCACCAATATTTCTAGATACTCCTTCACAAATACCTCTAATACCGTGGACAGAAAACTCAGTTGGTTTCAGCAGTGGTCGCCAAATAAGTAGTCTTGGAGGAGATTACGAGAATGTAACGGCGGTTTTGGAACAAATTTCTGCCAATTGGTCAGCTGATGATTCAGTAATTATTTTACTGACAGCAACGGATGTGGATTCAAAGTATTTACCCGTTAATATATTCGATGAACTTAATCAGCATATAAAATACTACTATGTGTTACTTCAGCGTAAAGGATACTCATTATATAAGGTGATTAAAAAGGCGTTGTTACCTACCAATCCAATGCAAACTGGGTATCATATAATACTCAAGCCGGTGGGTAATTTTTCGGTAAATTTTGGTTTCACATTTAATTTTGGAACAAgcggaaatttaaatttttcttga
- the LOC106616992 gene encoding uncharacterized protein, protein MFKYFVFVLLVLAAVARAEPKPSVFAYTTPVVAAAPSAAIYTREYHGNFAAPYLASPYVAAAAPTPYFVSPYVASPYFASPYAPPYTAPLLLKK, encoded by the coding sequence atgttCAAGTACTTCGTCTTCGTCCTTTTGGTCCTTGCCGCCGTCGCTCGTGCTGAGCCCAAACCTAGTGTATTCGCGTACACAACGCCTGTGGTCGCCGCCGCACCCTCAGCTGCCATCTACACCCGCGAGTACCACGGCAACTTTGCTGCGCCCTATCTGGCTTCACCCTACGTGGCCGCCGCCGCACCAACGCCGTACTTCGTCTCTCCATACGTAGCTTCGCCGTATTTCGCGTCGCCGTACGCTCCTCCCTACACCGCACCGCTTTTGTTGAAGAAGTAA